From Tiliqua scincoides isolate rTilSci1 chromosome 2, rTilSci1.hap2, whole genome shotgun sequence, the proteins below share one genomic window:
- the SYCE3 gene encoding synaptonemal complex central element protein 3, translating to MAKCEPCERNYDNMVKMLEDLNKDLEKLLEDMEKLSVQATWMAYDMVVMRANPELANSMRRLEDAFLTCKEEMEKNWQEMLKETKGAEQKQE from the exons atGGCTAAATGTGAACCCTGTGAAAGAAATTATGACAACATGGTCAAGATGCTTGAGGATCTGaataaagacttggaaaaacTACTGGAAGACATGGAAAAATTATCAG TGCAGGCAACCTGGATGGCTTATGACATGGTGGTGATGCGTGCTAACCCAGAGTTAGCCAACTCTATGAGACGACTGGAAGATGCCTTTCTTACCTGTAAGGAGGAAATGGAGAAAAACTGGCAAGAAATGTTGAAGGAAACAAAAGGCGCTGAACAAAAAcaagaataa